The following proteins are encoded in a genomic region of Primulina huaijiensis isolate GDHJ02 chromosome 3, ASM1229523v2, whole genome shotgun sequence:
- the LOC140972676 gene encoding uncharacterized protein: MSSFNKIHMFSKEDYNDWKIRMQAHLADQDDDMWTKKILKVNPAVAITEGAPQMVESHRSEWTAEENKKANLDNVAKDIFYKTLYKIMFAKIKTCSTTNEIWEKLTQLCEGNDKTKENKLAVAIQKFDNTKMKPGQTLSEFDERFSCIIIELISLGKEYSNREIANNESSS, encoded by the coding sequence ATGTCATCATTTAACAAGATTCATATGTTTTCTAAAGAAGATTACAATGACTGGAAAATTCGTATGCAGGCACATTTAGCAGAccaagacgatgacatgtggaCTAAGAAGATCTTGAAAGTCAATCCAGCTGTGGCTATAACTGAAGGTGCTCCCCAAATGGTGGAAAGTCATCGATCTGAATGGACAGCTGAGGAAAATAAGAAGGCGAACCTTGACAATGTCGCCAAAGATATCTTTTATAAAACTCTGTATAAGATTATGTTTGCCAAGATTAAAACTTGCTCCACAACAAACGAGATATGGGAGAAACTCACACAATTGTGTGAAGGAAACGACAagaccaaagaaaataaactggCAGTTGCAATCCAAAAGTTTGACAACACAAAGATGAAGCCAGGACAAACTCTCTCCGAATTTGATGAACGATTTAGTTGTATTATTATAGAACTTATTTCTCTAGGTAAAGAATACTCTAACCGTGAAATTGCCAATAATGAGAGCTCTTCCTAG